The uncultured Paludibaculum sp. sequence ACGAAACGCTCGTTGCGGCCCTCGCCGCACGCCTCAGCGCCCTGCTGCGCCAACCCGTCCAGGTCACCCTTGAGAAGCTTGAGCGGGACGACCCGGCCGGCTGCATGGCCCGCATCGACGAGCAGTCCACCCTGGCCGTCCTCGGGGCGCCCGGTGGCCTGAGGGCAGCCATGTTCATGGGCAACGGCGTCCTTCTGTCCGTCATTGAAAGACTGCTGGGCGGCGCCGCCGGCGAGCACATCGCGGCGCGCACCCTCACCGCCGTGGAACTCAAACTCCTTTCCAGATTGTTGGAAAAGCTGATGCCCGATTTTCACGCCTGTTGGGATCGCGCTATCAGCGGGCCCGTCACCCTGAACGGCCTGCATGACAACCCGGAGATGGCCACCGTCTTCAGTTCGGATGACGACCTCATGGCCTTCGCGTGCCGCATCCAGCTCGGCTACTCGGAATCGGCGATGCGTCTCGTGCTGCCCATCCGCGTCCTCGTCAAGATGCTGGAGGCCGGCAGCGGAGTATCAGGCGCGGCAATCACGCAGGAGTCCGATCCGGTCAGGAGCCAGATCCGGGACACACTGCTTCTCAGTGAGGTCGAGGTAGAGGTGATGCTGAACGGGAATTCCCTGCCCCTGGCGGCCCTGGCCAGGATCAGGCCAGGTAGCCTGCTGGTGCTCGACTCAAAGGTCGACCGTCAGGTCGAAGCCATTTTCAATCAGTCGGTCCGCAAGAAGGGTCAGGTCCTGAGGGATGGCGCCAAGCGGTTGTTCCGGATCCAGGAAGAGAAAGCCTCATCCTGACGGCCTGCGGCGCGATCCGGCTGCGGCACGCCACAGAGTTGTTCCAGTAGTGCCGCGATCGCCGCCTGCCGGATCTTCGGCGACGCACTTTGGGCGTGCGCTCCACCGGCTTCCCGCATGCTGGCCGCGATCGCATCCAGCAACTCAAGTTGCTCTTCTTCCAGCGAGCTGCCGGGACCCATGGGTTCAGCCTCGTCGATCTCAGCCAACCCAGGCGTCAGAGCCGCCAGGCTGGTCGATCTCTTCCGGGCAACCTCTAGAAGGCTCACCGCGCGATCATGTATTCGATTCGTCATGGAAGTAGGGCAAATCTCCGCTACTCAGTGCATCGATAAAATAGTGCGAAGTTTTAGAAAAAATCTTTCAACTACTTTAGATAGTCGAAAAGGCTCGTTCTCGGCCGTCCGGATTCGGCACTGTACGCCGCCTCCCGCGCCGTCTTGTTCTCCGTCACTTCTAACGCCGCCGCCGCCAGATCGGTGTCTTCGATCCCGGAAATCGCCGTCTTCCAGCTTAGTTCCAGCTTCGCAGCCGAGTTCGTTGCGGTCGTGATCTGATTCTGCAGATCACCGTAGTGCGCAAGCTGTTGATTCAGATAAGTCGATGCCGTATCCAGCGCCGCTGCGGCAGCCTGTGTATCCGTCGCGCTGTCCTGTTCCAACGCCAGTCGCAAGTCGTTCAGAGCCTTGAATACCCCGTCGCTGCCCGACGCATTGAATATTGTATCCGCCGTCAGCCCGGTCGACAACGAATTGCCCAACGCATCCTGTACCTGCCGGCCCGGAATAAACTGCGCAGTCTGGTCCACGCCGTTCGTGGAGCTCAAGTTCACTGCGTACGCAGCCTTCTGGTCCGATCCACCGCTGAAGATGTACCGTCCCTCGACGTTGGTGTTCGCGATGCTCACCATCTGCGTCATCAACCCGCGGACCTGATTCGCAAGAACAGACCGGTCCGCCGTCGAATCGGTGCTGGCGCCCTGGCTGGCCAGCGTCACCGCCGTATCCAGCAATGAAACCGCCTGTCGTAGCGACGTCTCCGCCATGTCCACTTCGGACTGGAACCGCCCCAGATTCGACCGCGCCTGGACACTCTTCGCAAGCTGCGACTTGAGGCTCATCAGCGTGCCCAGATTCACCGGGTCGTCCGATGCCGTCTCCACCCGCTTGTTGCTGGAGATCTGCCCCTGCGCACGATCCCCGCGGTCTTGCAGTCTCTTAATGTCCAACAGGAAACGTTGCGCGCTCGCGCTAATTCCAGAGGTCATCGGCATATCCCTTTACGAAACACTCTGAATCAGTGTCAATGTCATCTCGCTCAAGACCTGAATCATCGTGGCATTGGCCTGATAGGCGCGCTGAAGCTCCAATACCTTGGCCGCCTCTTCATCCAGCGATACGCCGGAGATCTGCTCTCTCAGACTGCGGGCCTGCACCACCGCATCGGCCGCGGAGTCGGCCCGGTCCGAGGCGTTGTCGGCCTGGAATCCAATGCTTGACGTGATGCCGGCCAGGTACTGCCCATAGGTCTGGCCGTCGATCTGGTCGGCCGCCGCGCCGGAGTCCCGCAAAGCCGCCAGCTTCAGCGCCGTACCGTTCACCACCGGAGGATCGCCCTGCTCCGCCGCCGCCAGGTCGCTGGACTCGAATCCAGCCACAACCTGCAGGCTCAGTGCCGCGTTTTGGCCGCTGCTGTACTGAAATAGCGGAACACCGGCCACCGGCTCCGGATCCAGCGACGAATAACCCGAGGTCAGCAGACCGTTGATTCGATCCGCCACGCTCGCAGCCAACGTATTCAAAGATCCCGGCTGTGTGCCATCGCCTTCCAGTTCGGCAATGGCTCCCGTCCGGAACGCGATCAATCCACCCAGCGTTCCACCCGTGGCGTGGGCCGTCACATCCTGCCCGTCCGCCGCCAACAGCTGAAACTTGGGTGGAACATTGGTGCCCTGCGGCGTAATGCTCACACTCAAATCGCTGCTCTTCGAGCCCATCACCAGCGGAATCTGCCCGTCCATCAACACGTTGGCCGTGCCGTTGGCCTGCATCAGTACCGAAACATTGGTGAGACCCGACAACTCCTCCAGTGCCGCGTGCAATTGCGCGTCGACACCGGCGTCCGGACCGCCCTTTTCCAACTTCGCGTTCAGCGCGGCGATCTGGGTCGTCAGTTGATTGATGGACGTCACCGTCGCCTGCGACTGCTGGTCGGCCGATTGCCGCAACTGACTCACCTGGGTGGCCGCCTGGTTGAAGGCCGTCGCCAGATTCTTGGCGGCGTTCAGCACCGAGTCCCGCTCAGTGCCGGAGTTCGGCGACGTGCTCCACGACGAAAAGCTGTCCCACAGCTTGGTCAGCGCCCCGGACACACCCTTGGTCGTGTCTACCGGCACAACGCCTTCCAGCATCGACAGCATTTGGTTCTGAATATCTTGCGATCCGGAGTCGGAAACCGCGCCGCGCACGCTCTGCTCGGCAAATTGGTTGCGACTCGACTGCGCATCAAGGCTGGTCACACCGCCCGTCAGCCCGGCGCTCAGATCGAACGGCATTGCCGCGGTACTGACCGTCTGTTTCGCGTAGCCCGGAGTCTGTACGTTGTTGACGTTGTTTTGGGAAGCCGCGATCTGGCGATCGATGACGCGAAACGCTTGCGCGGATGTTTGCAGGGACGATAGGAGGCCTGACATGGTGCCCCGCTCCCGCTCAGGCTTGCACCTGGATGCGCGCGGCTCGCGATTCGAGATTCGCCTGGCCGCCAAAACAGTCCATGGCCGGTCCAAGCAGTGCTTGTAAATGCC is a genomic window containing:
- a CDS encoding FliM/FliN family flagellar motor switch protein; the encoded protein is MDELSAGQLRKAQIIHETLVAALAARLSALLRQPVQVTLEKLERDDPAGCMARIDEQSTLAVLGAPGGLRAAMFMGNGVLLSVIERLLGGAAGEHIAARTLTAVELKLLSRLLEKLMPDFHACWDRAISGPVTLNGLHDNPEMATVFSSDDDLMAFACRIQLGYSESAMRLVLPIRVLVKMLEAGSGVSGAAITQESDPVRSQIRDTLLLSEVEVEVMLNGNSLPLAALARIRPGSLLVLDSKVDRQVEAIFNQSVRKKGQVLRDGAKRLFRIQEEKASS
- a CDS encoding flagellin, encoding MTSGISASAQRFLLDIKRLQDRGDRAQGQISSNKRVETASDDPVNLGTLMSLKSQLAKSVQARSNLGRFQSEVDMAETSLRQAVSLLDTAVTLASQGASTDSTADRSVLANQVRGLMTQMVSIANTNVEGRYIFSGGSDQKAAYAVNLSSTNGVDQTAQFIPGRQVQDALGNSLSTGLTADTIFNASGSDGVFKALNDLRLALEQDSATDTQAAAAALDTASTYLNQQLAHYGDLQNQITTATNSAAKLELSWKTAISGIEDTDLAAAALEVTENKTAREAAYSAESGRPRTSLFDYLK
- the flgK gene encoding flagellar hook-associated protein FlgK, translating into MSGLLSSLQTSAQAFRVIDRQIAASQNNVNNVQTPGYAKQTVSTAAMPFDLSAGLTGGVTSLDAQSSRNQFAEQSVRGAVSDSGSQDIQNQMLSMLEGVVPVDTTKGVSGALTKLWDSFSSWSTSPNSGTERDSVLNAAKNLATAFNQAATQVSQLRQSADQQSQATVTSINQLTTQIAALNAKLEKGGPDAGVDAQLHAALEELSGLTNVSVLMQANGTANVLMDGQIPLVMGSKSSDLSVSITPQGTNVPPKFQLLAADGQDVTAHATGGTLGGLIAFRTGAIAELEGDGTQPGSLNTLAASVADRINGLLTSGYSSLDPEPVAGVPLFQYSSGQNAALSLQVVAGFESSDLAAAEQGDPPVVNGTALKLAALRDSGAAADQIDGQTYGQYLAGITSSIGFQADNASDRADSAADAVVQARSLREQISGVSLDEEAAKVLELQRAYQANATMIQVLSEMTLTLIQSVS